One window from the genome of Methylomarinovum caldicuralii encodes:
- the mraZ gene encoding division/cell wall cluster transcriptional repressor MraZ encodes MGNPFRGIHILNLDSKGRVAIPACHRADLGGTRLVATIAIDNRCLWLYPWRQWQALERQLLALSSLNRRSRRLQRLLIGHAQEGELDGQGRFLLSTPLRKYANLTKSVALVGVGAKFEIWDEEAWDVRRNVWMEEESLEDLAASPDLNDLQL; translated from the coding sequence GTGGGGAATCCGTTCCGCGGCATCCATATCCTGAATCTGGACAGCAAAGGCCGGGTGGCGATCCCGGCCTGCCACCGGGCGGATCTCGGTGGTACGCGTCTGGTGGCCACCATCGCCATCGACAACCGTTGTTTGTGGCTGTATCCCTGGCGCCAGTGGCAGGCACTGGAGCGTCAGCTGTTGGCGTTGTCCAGCCTGAACCGCCGTTCCCGGCGTTTGCAACGCCTTCTGATCGGGCACGCCCAGGAGGGGGAGCTGGATGGCCAGGGACGTTTCCTGTTGTCCACGCCGCTTCGCAAATACGCCAATCTGACCAAGAGCGTGGCCCTGGTCGGCGTGGGCGCCAAGTTCGAGATCTGGGACGAGGAAGCCTGGGACGTGCGCCGCAACGTGTGGATGGAAGAAGAGAGCCTGGAAGATCTGGCCGCTTCCCCCGATTTGAACGACTTGCAACTTTGA
- a CDS encoding CPBP family intramembrane glutamic endopeptidase, with translation MSKGRFLALATAFEGGLLVLAFLLGWWLERNPLAGLRWQGRALSLGLLGTLPLLLFFGVAYRLEIPQMERIKRMLLETLGPLLSRCRWYELAYVAALAGICEEALFRGLLQPWFESLWGPWPALLLSNVLFGLAHSVTLLYTVLAMLTGIYLGWLLQVSDGNLLVPVLVHSLYDFAAFLVVVLGYRQQRAAAD, from the coding sequence ATGAGCAAAGGCCGTTTCCTCGCCCTTGCCACCGCATTCGAGGGTGGGCTTTTGGTGCTGGCCTTTCTGCTGGGCTGGTGGCTCGAGCGCAACCCCCTGGCGGGTCTGCGCTGGCAGGGGAGGGCGCTGAGCCTCGGGCTGCTGGGCACGCTGCCGCTGCTGCTGTTCTTCGGCGTCGCCTACCGGCTGGAAATCCCCCAGATGGAGCGCATCAAGCGGATGTTGCTGGAAACCCTGGGGCCGCTGCTGTCCCGGTGCCGCTGGTATGAGCTGGCCTACGTGGCGGCCTTGGCAGGAATCTGCGAGGAGGCGCTGTTCCGCGGCCTGCTGCAACCCTGGTTCGAATCCCTGTGGGGGCCGTGGCCGGCTCTGCTGCTCAGCAACGTGCTGTTCGGGCTGGCGCATTCGGTGACGCTGCTGTACACCGTTCTGGCGATGCTGACCGGCATCTATCTCGGCTGGCTGTTGCAGGTGAGTGACGGCAATCTGCTGGTGCCGGTCCTGGTGCATTCCCTCTACGATTTCGCCGCGTTCCTGGTGGTGGTTCTGGGTTATCGCCAGCAGCGCGCGGCTGCGGACTGA
- a CDS encoding SPOR domain-containing protein codes for MSDDNEDIRTDFDERLRQATRKRQERQAAEGADWEPEDDSLSLSSQRPGKPRDDVFTARRPAPAAGGDDRLLWVAVGLGGAALVLVLILGVLLLRQGNRVEQLQESLALLEEQAEAPAADEAALRSEIAQLNARLDELARQSQTPAAIDESALADLRARVAKLEAGLQEIPPRLEQLEKSLKTAKAGRQQVAPAAKPPPVTKKPAGGWYVVIASLGDRQAAEKLRQRYLGQGVRAEIHAVTIKGKRWYRLRVGPFPSQQAAKREAARLKRTLKLESAWLSR; via the coding sequence ATGAGCGACGACAATGAAGACATTCGCACCGATTTCGACGAACGTCTGCGCCAGGCGACGCGCAAGCGTCAGGAGCGGCAGGCGGCGGAGGGCGCCGACTGGGAGCCGGAGGACGACAGCCTGAGCCTCTCCTCCCAGCGTCCAGGGAAGCCCAGGGATGACGTCTTCACCGCCCGGCGGCCGGCGCCAGCGGCCGGTGGCGACGACAGGCTGCTGTGGGTCGCGGTTGGTCTGGGCGGGGCCGCGCTGGTGCTGGTGCTGATCCTCGGGGTGTTGCTGCTGCGCCAGGGCAACCGGGTCGAACAGCTGCAGGAATCGCTCGCCCTGCTGGAGGAGCAGGCGGAGGCCCCGGCTGCCGACGAGGCGGCCTTGCGGTCCGAAATCGCCCAGCTGAACGCCCGCCTCGACGAACTGGCCCGGCAGAGCCAGACGCCCGCGGCGATCGACGAGAGTGCTCTGGCGGATCTCAGGGCGCGGGTGGCGAAGCTGGAAGCCGGGTTGCAGGAGATCCCCCCGCGCCTCGAGCAACTGGAAAAATCCCTGAAGACCGCGAAAGCAGGCCGCCAACAGGTCGCACCGGCGGCCAAGCCGCCGCCGGTCACGAAGAAACCTGCGGGCGGCTGGTACGTGGTGATCGCCTCCCTGGGTGACCGTCAGGCGGCGGAAAAGCTGCGCCAGCGTTACCTCGGTCAGGGTGTCAGGGCGGAAATCCATGCGGTCACGATCAAGGGCAAACGCTGGTATCGGCTGCGCGTCGGTCCGTTCCCGAGCCAGCAGGCGGCCAAACGCGAGGCGGCCCGCCTGAAACGGACCCTGAAGCTGGAATCGGCATGGCTGAGCCGATGA
- a CDS encoding gamma-glutamyltransferase family protein, translating to MSTLPKGIVAAGHPDTAAAATEILAAGGNAFDAAVAAHLAACVAEPVLASLGGGGYLLSHDGRQARLFDFFVQTPKCKRPPEEIEFFPIHADFGTTRQEFHIGRGAIATPGVVRGLWQIQRRLGRLPMTEVARPAIELARHGVVVNDFQAYIFDIVAPIYRARPETFAAYRSPNHPDKLVQAGERLRQPHLADTLEALAREGEALFYEGEIAAAVAALCAEGGLLTRADLQSYPVIERQPLRLRYRNAEILTNPPPSSGGILIAFSLELLSHFNLHTLRFGGPGHAGLLAAVQDLTRQVRNELDLDDTHPGRHPALLAPAVVERYLARLRGHPLCRRGTTHISVMDAEGNCASLTTSNGEGCGWLIPGTGIMLNNMLGEADLNPHGFFQWPCDTRMTSMMAPSLARLPGRTVALGSGGSNRLRTAILQVLVNLIDFRMPLAEAVAAPRLHLEESVVNLEPGFEETAVARLASNYEVKAWPAPNLFFGGVHAVARGPEGFEGAGDPRRGGVCRRV from the coding sequence ATGTCCACGCTTCCCAAAGGCATCGTCGCTGCCGGCCATCCCGACACCGCCGCGGCGGCGACCGAGATCCTCGCCGCCGGCGGCAACGCCTTCGACGCGGCGGTGGCCGCCCACCTGGCCGCCTGCGTTGCCGAGCCGGTACTGGCCTCCCTGGGCGGCGGCGGCTATCTACTCAGTCACGACGGCCGTCAGGCCCGGCTGTTCGATTTCTTCGTCCAGACGCCCAAGTGCAAGCGCCCCCCGGAGGAGATCGAATTCTTCCCCATCCACGCCGATTTCGGCACCACCCGCCAGGAATTTCACATCGGCCGCGGCGCCATCGCCACCCCGGGTGTAGTCCGGGGACTGTGGCAGATCCAGCGCCGCCTGGGCCGGCTGCCGATGACGGAGGTGGCGCGCCCGGCCATCGAGCTGGCGCGCCACGGGGTTGTGGTCAATGACTTCCAGGCCTACATCTTCGACATCGTCGCCCCCATCTACCGGGCCCGACCGGAAACCTTCGCCGCGTACCGGAGCCCGAATCATCCGGACAAACTGGTGCAGGCAGGGGAGCGGTTGCGCCAACCGCACCTGGCCGACACCCTCGAGGCGCTGGCCCGCGAGGGGGAGGCGCTGTTCTACGAGGGCGAGATCGCCGCCGCCGTCGCCGCGCTGTGTGCCGAAGGCGGGCTGTTGACCCGGGCCGATCTGCAGAGCTATCCCGTCATCGAACGCCAGCCCCTGCGGCTGCGTTACCGCAACGCCGAAATCCTCACCAATCCCCCGCCCAGCTCCGGCGGAATCCTCATCGCCTTCTCCCTTGAACTGTTGTCCCATTTCAATTTGCACACCCTGCGCTTCGGCGGCCCGGGCCACGCCGGTCTGCTGGCCGCGGTTCAGGATCTGACCCGGCAGGTCCGCAACGAGCTCGACCTGGACGACACCCATCCCGGCCGTCATCCCGCCTTGCTGGCGCCTGCGGTCGTGGAACGCTATCTGGCCCGGCTGCGGGGCCATCCCCTGTGCCGCCGCGGCACCACCCACATCAGCGTCATGGATGCGGAGGGCAACTGCGCCAGCCTCACCACCAGCAATGGGGAGGGCTGCGGCTGGCTGATCCCGGGCACCGGCATCATGCTCAACAACATGCTCGGCGAGGCCGACCTCAACCCCCACGGTTTCTTCCAGTGGCCCTGCGACACCCGAATGACCTCGATGATGGCCCCTTCCCTGGCGCGCCTGCCCGGGCGCACCGTAGCCCTCGGCTCGGGCGGCTCCAACCGCCTCAGGACCGCGATCCTGCAGGTGCTGGTCAACCTGATCGACTTCCGGATGCCTCTGGCCGAGGCGGTCGCCGCCCCGCGCCTGCATCTGGAGGAAAGCGTCGTCAACCTGGAACCGGGTTTCGAGGAAACCGCCGTGGCCCGGCTGGCGTCCAACTACGAAGTCAAAGCCTGGCCGGCCCCCAATCTGTTCTTCGGCGGCGTCCATGCGGTCGCCCGCGGCCCGGAGGGGTTCGAGGGCGCCGGCGATCCGCGCCGCGGCGGCGTGTGCCGCCGGGTATGA
- a CDS encoding tRNA (5-methylaminomethyl-2-thiouridylate)-methyltransferase, translating to MSQPRKAVALISGGLDSMLAAKVIMEQGIHVEGINFFTGFCVEGHTHAIRKRDQKKPKRNNALWVAEQLGIKLHIIDIIEEYKDVVINPKHGYGANLNPCLDCKIFMVGKAYQWMRENGFDFIITGEVIGQRPKSQRKDTMPVVARESGVGDLLLRPLCAKNLPPTKPEREGWVDRDKLYDFSGRTRKPQMALARQFGLVDYAQPAGGCCFLTDENYSRKLADLWQARGHRDYELDDIMLLKVGRHLRPRPHFKLIVAREEGEGRFLQGYKNRFVHLFPTSHSGPLTLIDGQPADEDLELAARIVARYSQGRNADQVTVKAVTPEGEEKECTVAPLKPHEIPPEWVL from the coding sequence ATGAGCCAACCACGCAAGGCAGTCGCCCTCATTTCCGGTGGTCTCGATTCCATGCTCGCTGCCAAGGTGATCATGGAACAGGGGATCCACGTGGAGGGCATCAATTTCTTCACCGGATTCTGCGTCGAGGGCCACACCCACGCGATCCGCAAGCGCGACCAGAAAAAACCCAAGCGCAACAACGCGCTGTGGGTGGCCGAGCAGCTGGGGATCAAACTCCACATCATCGACATCATCGAGGAATACAAGGATGTGGTGATCAATCCCAAGCACGGCTACGGCGCCAACCTCAATCCCTGCCTCGACTGCAAAATCTTCATGGTCGGCAAGGCATACCAGTGGATGCGGGAAAACGGCTTCGACTTCATCATCACCGGCGAGGTGATCGGCCAGCGTCCCAAGTCCCAGCGCAAGGACACCATGCCGGTGGTGGCGCGCGAATCCGGGGTCGGCGACCTGCTGCTGCGCCCCCTGTGCGCCAAGAACCTGCCACCCACCAAACCGGAGCGGGAAGGCTGGGTGGACCGGGACAAGCTCTACGATTTCTCCGGCCGCACCCGCAAGCCGCAGATGGCGCTGGCCAGGCAGTTCGGGCTGGTGGATTACGCCCAGCCCGCCGGCGGCTGCTGCTTCCTCACCGACGAGAACTATTCGCGCAAGCTCGCCGATCTGTGGCAGGCCCGCGGCCACCGCGATTACGAACTGGACGACATCATGCTGCTGAAGGTGGGACGCCACCTCCGCCCCCGGCCCCACTTCAAGCTCATCGTCGCCCGCGAGGAGGGGGAGGGCCGCTTCCTGCAAGGGTACAAAAACCGCTTCGTCCATCTGTTCCCCACCAGCCATTCCGGCCCCCTGACCCTGATCGACGGCCAGCCCGCCGATGAGGACCTGGAACTGGCGGCCCGGATCGTGGCCCGCTACAGCCAGGGCCGCAACGCCGATCAGGTGACGGTCAAGGCGGTCACGCCCGAAGGGGAGGAAAAGGAATGCACCGTCGCCCCCCTCAAGCCCCACGAAATCCCGCCGGAGTGGGTGCTGTGA